In Nocardia sp. NBC_00403, one DNA window encodes the following:
- a CDS encoding helix-turn-helix domain-containing protein yields MDEDRRVGALLREWRTRRKLSQLELSIRSGISARHISFVETGRTIPSHAMIERFTEHLNIPLRERNRLLIAAGHAPTYRQRPLDDPDLAEAEAAVRRVMAAQEPYPALALDRHWNLLFANTAAEIFFHTVRGALLEPPINMMRLGLHPDGFAPRVRNLAQVRGFLLPRLARQAAHTGDPELAALHEKLSHYATDTDPVRIDPADVALTIQLSHRGMDLSLFSTITTFGAAFDVTLDEITVESFFPADAATADYLHALARDTSDRTAASADPSGSSR; encoded by the coding sequence ATGGATGAGGATCGCCGGGTCGGTGCGCTGCTGCGAGAGTGGCGCACCCGACGCAAGCTGAGTCAGCTCGAGCTGTCGATCCGGTCCGGGATCTCCGCCCGGCACATCAGTTTCGTCGAAACCGGACGGACGATCCCCAGCCACGCAATGATCGAGCGATTCACCGAGCATTTGAATATTCCGCTGCGCGAACGCAATAGGCTGCTGATTGCGGCCGGGCACGCGCCCACCTATCGACAGCGTCCGCTGGATGATCCGGACCTCGCGGAGGCCGAGGCCGCGGTGCGGCGCGTCATGGCCGCGCAAGAGCCCTACCCGGCACTGGCTCTCGATCGCCACTGGAATCTCCTGTTCGCCAATACGGCCGCCGAGATCTTCTTTCACACTGTGCGTGGGGCGCTACTGGAGCCACCGATCAACATGATGCGACTCGGTTTGCACCCCGACGGATTCGCACCCCGGGTGCGCAATCTCGCCCAGGTTCGAGGCTTCCTGCTGCCGCGTCTCGCGCGCCAGGCCGCACATACCGGCGATCCCGAACTCGCGGCGTTGCACGAGAAGTTGAGCCATTACGCCACCGACACCGATCCGGTGCGCATCGACCCGGCCGACGTCGCGCTGACCATCCAGCTGAGCCACCGCGGCATGGATCTCTCGCTGTTCAGCACCATCACGACCTTCGGCGCGGCCTTCGACGTCACGCTCGACGAGATCACCGTCGAGTCCTTCTTTCCCGCCGATGCCGCAACCGCGGACTATCTGCACGCGCTCGCACGCGATACCTCGGATCGTACTGCCGCGTCAGCGGATCCGTCGGGCTCGAGCCGCTGA
- a CDS encoding ABC transporter permease, with translation MIAHVVTDTAVMFRRCARHTLRSRDTLIISLLMPVLVMMLFTYVFGGAIDVGGPYLDYVVPGIMLLCTGFGSSITATSVSTDMTRGSIDRFRTLPMFKQAVLAGHVAEGVVRNLAAIAIAVAVALVLGYRPHTGVVGWLSAFALITLFVLAISWIAVALGLVAKNPEAAGGLTYAIMFIPYISSAFVQTSTMPGWLRGFAEYQPATPVVDTVRGLLDSTDTGHDATVAVFWCVGLAVIGFACSSAVFGRLAHR, from the coding sequence GTGATAGCGCACGTTGTCACCGACACGGCCGTCATGTTCCGGCGCTGCGCGCGGCATACCCTGCGCAGCCGCGACACCTTGATCATCTCACTGCTCATGCCGGTCCTGGTCATGATGCTGTTCACCTACGTTTTCGGTGGGGCGATCGACGTCGGCGGGCCCTACCTGGACTATGTGGTGCCAGGAATCATGTTGCTGTGCACGGGTTTCGGCTCGTCGATCACCGCCACCAGTGTGTCGACCGATATGACGAGGGGCAGCATCGATCGGTTCCGTACCCTGCCGATGTTCAAGCAGGCCGTGCTGGCCGGACACGTCGCCGAAGGCGTCGTCCGCAATCTGGCTGCCATCGCGATCGCGGTCGCCGTTGCGCTCGTTCTCGGGTACCGACCCCACACCGGCGTTGTCGGCTGGTTGTCGGCGTTCGCGCTGATCACGCTGTTCGTCCTGGCGATCTCGTGGATCGCGGTCGCGCTGGGACTGGTCGCGAAGAACCCCGAGGCCGCCGGTGGGCTCACCTACGCGATCATGTTCATCCCCTACATCAGCAGCGCTTTCGTGCAGACCTCCACCATGCCCGGGTGGCTGCGCGGGTTCGCCGAGTATCAACCGGCCACGCCCGTCGTGGACACGGTGCGCGGGCTGCTCGATTCCACCGACACCGGGCACGATGCCACGGTCGCCGTGTTCTGGTGTGTCGGTCTCGCCGTGATCGGGTTCGCCTGTTCGAGCGCTGTATTCGGCCGGTTGGCACACCGCTGA
- a CDS encoding cytochrome P450, whose product MHIAMFMDYHPATLGGVQTAVGSLCRGLERAGHHVTLFVAPLSGKTTDSRPNVVELEAVAGLEANGFPVVLPTKRNAELIDAAFAAHGPIDVVHTHTTYGVAISGMKAARRHRLPLVHTAQSRDDAFIEHTSPAPYAAALAMRALHGRFVPHRHHMPHRSESRAARHAWWTIVGQAQAADRVIAPTRHFADLMVAHGLTRPIQVVSNGVDDALLENHSSAVSGQSADGPLRLVWSGRLSTEKRLLDAIDAVRRADNCTLDIYGEGDLRDAATAAIVEHRLDDRIRLHGRVTQAESLDAMSGGDALLFPSYGFDTQGMVLLEAVAVGLPIIYCDPDLDESVPTGGGVRTADASAAGIAATIAELAADRDALTEMCTVLGKYSDSVLQSQHTGAVLDIYRQAGETSTLSSEPVMPHSLSEVPTAPGHLPLVGHSLRALRDAPAFVTSLSNLGPVVRIFFGKQTGYLLTTPDLVREAGIGDAELNREDLRAAIEDIAGGSVNVLRGDEHKLRRRMIAPALRQSRLAEYTSSAADIAESWSAGLPSGARVNLMDEAHGLILDTVSSTLFTAEFSDDARREIRDNVPWLLGQVILRTALPPQVRWLRVIANWRWRTKARHLRGAIGEVVSEYRRRDEDFNDVVSALIRHTDSETGATLSDEHIIDEAILMLAGGVGSMASLTGWLWHEVMRRPHIAEQLYAELDAVVGTGPVRPEHLAALPYLKQVVAETLRFWGPWISAGTADGDVTIGGLTIPDGAAIMFSPYMVQHDKRYYANPEAFDPARWSPERADAIDKKANLSFGVGRRRCLGDHFALLEITLASAALLARWRPTPDPNYLVRASNRDFVLSPSALPVTLTPRS is encoded by the coding sequence GTGCACATCGCTATGTTCATGGATTACCACCCGGCCACGCTCGGTGGTGTTCAGACTGCGGTCGGCTCGCTGTGTCGCGGGCTCGAGCGTGCGGGCCACCACGTAACCCTCTTCGTCGCGCCGCTGTCGGGCAAAACCACTGATTCCCGGCCGAACGTGGTCGAGCTCGAGGCGGTCGCCGGGCTCGAGGCGAACGGCTTCCCGGTGGTGCTGCCGACCAAGCGCAATGCCGAGTTGATCGACGCCGCTTTCGCCGCACACGGCCCGATCGACGTCGTACACACGCACACCACCTACGGTGTCGCCATTTCCGGGATGAAAGCGGCACGGCGACACCGGCTTCCGCTGGTGCACACCGCCCAGAGCCGGGACGACGCCTTCATCGAACACACCTCGCCCGCGCCCTATGCGGCAGCATTGGCGATGCGCGCGTTGCACGGCCGGTTCGTGCCGCATCGCCATCACATGCCGCACCGGTCCGAGAGCCGCGCCGCGCGCCATGCCTGGTGGACGATCGTCGGCCAAGCTCAGGCCGCCGACCGAGTGATCGCGCCGACGCGGCATTTCGCCGACCTGATGGTCGCGCACGGGCTGACCCGCCCGATTCAGGTGGTGTCCAACGGCGTCGACGATGCCCTGCTGGAAAACCACAGCAGCGCGGTTTCCGGACAGTCGGCCGACGGGCCGCTGCGGCTGGTGTGGAGTGGCCGACTTTCCACCGAGAAGCGCCTGCTCGACGCTATCGACGCGGTACGGCGCGCCGACAACTGCACCCTCGATATCTATGGCGAAGGTGATTTGCGCGACGCCGCGACCGCGGCGATCGTCGAGCACCGTCTCGACGATCGAATCCGATTGCACGGCAGAGTCACTCAGGCCGAATCCCTCGACGCCATGTCCGGTGGCGATGCGCTGCTTTTCCCCTCCTACGGCTTCGACACACAGGGCATGGTCCTGCTCGAGGCCGTGGCGGTGGGGCTTCCGATCATCTACTGCGATCCCGATCTCGACGAGTCGGTGCCGACCGGTGGCGGTGTCCGCACGGCGGATGCTTCGGCGGCGGGGATCGCCGCGACCATTGCCGAGCTGGCCGCCGATCGCGATGCGCTCACCGAAATGTGCACCGTGCTCGGCAAATACAGCGACTCGGTGCTGCAGTCACAGCACACGGGCGCGGTGCTGGACATCTATCGACAGGCCGGCGAGACGTCCACGCTCAGCTCCGAACCGGTGATGCCGCACTCTCTTTCGGAAGTGCCCACCGCGCCGGGGCACCTGCCGCTGGTAGGTCATAGTCTGCGGGCGCTGCGCGACGCCCCCGCCTTTGTGACGTCGCTGTCCAACCTCGGGCCGGTCGTGCGGATATTTTTCGGCAAGCAGACCGGATACCTCCTCACCACCCCGGATCTGGTTCGCGAGGCAGGCATCGGCGACGCGGAGCTCAATCGTGAAGACCTGCGTGCGGCAATCGAGGACATCGCAGGTGGATCGGTCAACGTCCTGCGCGGCGACGAACACAAGCTGCGGCGCAGGATGATCGCGCCCGCATTGCGCCAGAGCCGCCTCGCCGAGTACACGAGTTCGGCGGCCGATATCGCCGAAAGCTGGTCGGCGGGACTGCCATCGGGTGCACGCGTGAATCTGATGGACGAGGCCCACGGCCTGATTCTCGACACGGTCTCCTCGACGCTGTTCACCGCGGAGTTCAGCGACGACGCGCGACGCGAGATTCGGGACAATGTGCCGTGGCTGCTCGGCCAGGTCATCCTGCGGACCGCATTGCCGCCGCAGGTGCGCTGGCTGCGCGTGATCGCGAACTGGCGGTGGCGCACGAAGGCGCGCCACCTACGGGGCGCCATCGGGGAGGTGGTGTCGGAATATCGCCGCCGCGACGAGGATTTCAACGACGTGGTCTCCGCGCTCATCCGGCACACCGACAGCGAGACCGGAGCAACGCTGTCCGACGAGCACATCATCGATGAAGCGATCCTGATGCTGGCAGGTGGCGTCGGGTCGATGGCCTCACTGACCGGCTGGCTGTGGCACGAGGTCATGCGCCGACCACACATCGCCGAACAACTCTATGCCGAACTCGATGCCGTCGTCGGAACCGGCCCCGTTCGACCGGAGCATCTCGCCGCGCTCCCCTATCTGAAACAGGTTGTGGCGGAGACACTTCGCTTCTGGGGCCCGTGGATCAGCGCGGGCACCGCCGATGGCGACGTCACCATCGGCGGGCTCACCATTCCGGACGGCGCGGCAATCATGTTCAGCCCCTATATGGTTCAGCACGACAAGCGCTATTACGCCAACCCGGAGGCTTTCGACCCGGCGCGCTGGTCACCGGAGCGCGCCGACGCCATCGACAAGAAGGCCAACCTGTCCTTCGGCGTCGGCCGCCGCCGCTGCCTCGGCGACCACTTCGCCCTGCTCGAGATCACCCTGGCCTCGGCAGCGCTGCTCGCACGCTGGCGGCCGACGCCCGATCCGAACTACCTCGTGCGGGCCTCCAACCGAGACTTCGTCTTGTCACCCTCGGCGCTGCCGGTCACGCTGACCCCGAGATCGTAG
- a CDS encoding glycosyltransferase, giving the protein MRIAIPLTGTRGDVQPVVALGLELQRRGHDVLLGAPPNLVDFVTGTGLAARSCGPDVQQLYSSDAGQRALAAGNTLRLMQLVARQMVGYAEQMNREVIDVCAGADLIVASTVTEDRASSVAEAMGVPLVSLHYFPCRANGAYPFPGALPPQWRPPAPVNRATWAFAENLRRVVFMRYLNDLRATLGLPKSMASTAAVLARRHVPEVQIYDRALVPGLPEQWDARRPFTGFLTLDHAARAAVGDLDGDHAGILSWIEEGDPPVFFGFGSMPIRDTAAVLAVATEVSARLGVRALVSAGWSDLDVAAAQAGPNVKVVGPFAYDIVFPHCAAAVHHGGIGTLFESLRAGLPTLVCSVSFEQPMWGGQVERLGVGAHLKFTKLTTARLEHGVTSILDKECRTRAMEFAKTLSTDDASARTADTVEAAAR; this is encoded by the coding sequence GTGAGAATAGCGATTCCGCTCACCGGAACCCGAGGTGACGTTCAGCCGGTCGTGGCACTGGGACTCGAGTTGCAGCGGCGCGGACACGACGTGCTGCTCGGCGCGCCACCCAACCTGGTCGATTTCGTCACCGGCACGGGACTCGCCGCGCGCTCGTGCGGGCCGGATGTGCAGCAGCTCTACAGCTCCGACGCCGGGCAGCGGGCGTTGGCAGCGGGCAACACCCTGCGCCTGATGCAACTGGTCGCGCGACAGATGGTGGGCTACGCCGAGCAGATGAATCGTGAGGTCATCGACGTGTGCGCGGGCGCCGACCTGATCGTCGCCAGCACCGTCACCGAGGACCGGGCGAGTTCGGTTGCCGAAGCAATGGGCGTGCCGCTGGTCAGCCTGCACTATTTCCCCTGCCGTGCCAATGGCGCCTATCCGTTTCCCGGCGCGCTACCGCCGCAGTGGCGTCCTCCGGCGCCGGTCAACCGCGCGACCTGGGCGTTTGCGGAGAATCTGCGCCGCGTGGTGTTCATGCGCTACCTCAACGATCTGCGGGCGACACTGGGCCTGCCGAAGTCGATGGCGAGCACCGCCGCGGTGCTGGCCCGCAGGCACGTTCCGGAAGTGCAGATCTACGATCGAGCGCTGGTTCCCGGGCTGCCCGAACAATGGGACGCGCGTAGGCCGTTCACCGGTTTCCTGACCCTCGACCATGCCGCCCGTGCGGCGGTCGGCGACCTCGACGGTGACCACGCCGGCATCCTGTCCTGGATCGAGGAGGGGGACCCGCCGGTGTTCTTCGGCTTCGGCAGCATGCCGATCCGGGACACTGCAGCCGTGTTGGCCGTGGCTACCGAGGTGTCGGCTCGGCTGGGTGTGCGCGCGCTGGTGAGCGCGGGCTGGAGCGATCTGGATGTCGCTGCCGCGCAAGCCGGTCCGAATGTGAAGGTCGTCGGGCCGTTCGCGTACGACATCGTCTTTCCGCATTGCGCCGCCGCCGTGCATCACGGCGGTATCGGGACGCTGTTCGAGAGCTTGCGCGCCGGACTGCCGACGCTGGTGTGCTCGGTGTCGTTCGAGCAGCCCATGTGGGGCGGGCAGGTCGAGCGACTCGGTGTCGGCGCGCACCTGAAGTTCACGAAGCTCACCACGGCTCGCCTGGAGCATGGCGTCACATCCATACTCGACAAAGAATGTAGAACTCGCGCAATGGAATTCGCTAAGACGCTGAGTACCGACGACGCCAGCGCCCGCACTGCCGACACCGTCGAGGCCGCCGCCCGGTGA
- a CDS encoding MetQ/NlpA family ABC transporter substrate-binding protein, whose product MKFHRVLAIPVLVATTALTLTACGSDDKAASDTVVRIGTTDKDKAWDVFEQKAKEQGITLKITNFSDYKQPNLALSQKQIDVNLFQHLQFLGAYNVANNADLTPIGSTYIVPLGLYSKKHKTIADLPQGAEIAIPNDPTNQARALFVLQTAGLLKLSSDTKAPSPADIDKGASKVKVTPVDAAQTALSLASVDGSIINNTFLDRSGIDPNSALYKDDPKNPSAEPYINALVTRAEDKNNPRYQKLVELWHSPEVQQAHSEVTKGTAVEVRRNGPELEQILQRVQQTIRDGK is encoded by the coding sequence GTGAAATTCCATCGGGTACTGGCGATCCCGGTCCTGGTTGCCACCACGGCCCTCACCCTTACGGCGTGCGGCTCCGACGACAAGGCCGCCTCCGACACGGTAGTGCGCATCGGCACCACCGACAAGGACAAGGCCTGGGACGTCTTCGAGCAGAAGGCAAAGGAGCAGGGCATCACCTTGAAGATCACCAACTTCTCGGACTACAAGCAGCCGAACCTCGCGCTGTCGCAAAAGCAGATCGATGTGAATCTGTTCCAGCACCTGCAGTTCCTCGGCGCCTACAACGTCGCGAACAATGCGGATCTGACCCCGATCGGCTCCACCTATATCGTGCCGCTCGGCCTGTACTCCAAGAAGCACAAGACCATCGCCGATCTGCCGCAGGGCGCCGAGATCGCGATCCCGAACGACCCGACCAATCAGGCGCGAGCGCTGTTCGTGCTGCAGACCGCGGGTCTGCTGAAGTTGTCGTCGGACACCAAGGCGCCCTCGCCCGCCGATATCGACAAGGGCGCCTCCAAGGTCAAGGTGACCCCGGTCGACGCGGCGCAGACGGCGCTGTCGCTGGCCTCGGTCGACGGATCGATCATCAATAACACCTTCTTGGACCGCTCCGGTATCGACCCCAATTCGGCTCTGTACAAGGACGATCCGAAGAATCCGTCCGCGGAGCCGTACATCAATGCGCTGGTGACAAGGGCCGAGGACAAGAACAACCCGAGGTACCAGAAGCTCGTCGAGCTCTGGCACTCACCCGAGGTGCAGCAGGCCCATTCCGAGGTGACCAAGGGCACAGCGGTCGAGGTGCGGCGCAACGGTCCCGAGCTGGAGCAGATCCTGCAGCGCGTGCAGCAGACCATCCGCGACGGCAAGTGA
- a CDS encoding MetQ/NlpA family ABC transporter substrate-binding protein yields the protein MRVLRRVAVIPMLFALAAGAVACGDERNPDVVRVGVNDIALPHWEVYKKKAAEQGITVEYVNFTDYNQPNPALSQQRVDLNKFQHVRYLANYNVRNNDTLVPIGATEIFPLTLYSRKHKSVNDIPEGGQITLSNNPANQVRPLLALSAAGLIVLHGGASWDSKIEDVDTAASKVRLTTIDPTLTAPSLDSADAAFVDDTFARPAGLTTKEVIFTDDPERPELKQYINIFAARAADKDNPKLVALAKLYHDPEVEAAVRAETGYQGVFKTNDPADLQATLRELEAKFRK from the coding sequence ATGCGAGTTCTGCGCCGTGTTGCGGTGATCCCGATGCTGTTCGCTCTTGCCGCCGGTGCGGTCGCATGTGGTGACGAGCGCAATCCGGACGTGGTCCGTGTAGGTGTGAACGACATCGCGCTGCCGCACTGGGAGGTCTACAAGAAGAAGGCCGCCGAACAGGGCATCACGGTCGAGTACGTCAACTTCACCGACTACAATCAGCCGAACCCCGCGCTGTCGCAGCAGCGGGTGGACCTCAACAAGTTCCAGCACGTGCGTTATCTGGCCAATTACAACGTCCGCAACAACGACACCCTGGTGCCGATCGGCGCCACCGAGATCTTCCCGCTCACCCTCTACTCGCGGAAGCACAAGTCGGTCAACGACATTCCGGAGGGCGGTCAGATCACCCTCAGCAACAATCCGGCCAACCAGGTGCGGCCGCTGCTGGCGCTGTCCGCGGCGGGCCTGATCGTGCTCCATGGCGGCGCGAGCTGGGACTCCAAGATCGAGGACGTCGACACCGCCGCCTCCAAGGTGCGCCTGACCACCATCGATCCCACACTGACCGCGCCTTCGCTCGACAGTGCGGACGCGGCATTCGTCGATGACACCTTCGCGCGCCCCGCCGGTCTGACCACCAAAGAAGTGATCTTCACCGATGACCCCGAGCGGCCGGAGCTGAAGCAGTACATCAATATCTTCGCCGCTCGCGCCGCGGACAAGGACAACCCGAAATTGGTGGCCCTCGCGAAGCTGTACCACGACCCCGAGGTGGAGGCGGCCGTGCGCGCCGAGACCGGCTACCAGGGTGTGTTCAAGACCAACGATCCCGCGGATCTGCAGGCCACGTTGCGGGAACTCGAGGCGAAATTCCGCAAGTAG
- a CDS encoding LLM class F420-dependent oxidoreductase yields the protein MKFAISYSTPFNGTDPDRLTAFAVHAEDSGFEGLYLPDHIALYPGAIYGGNELPSTLPYFDPLDSLSFVAASTRRILLGTGVLLLPYRHPVILAKRLATIDVLSGGRMRLLTVGLGFLPGEAQATGVDFATRGRRADEAIDVMRLLWSGGPEGVGYHGEFFDFDNLCSFPKPQGASELPIHIGGSSRAAARRTGRRGDGYFAGGMLPEPERDIQWDLAKATAVEAGRDPAALEYTRWGTIDMTAEQVEASAARGVTRIVVGLQPGDPGQQLDKMSEFAERFGLVAELQNQHS from the coding sequence ATGAAGTTCGCGATCAGCTACAGCACGCCGTTCAACGGCACCGACCCCGACCGGCTCACCGCGTTTGCTGTGCATGCCGAGGACAGCGGTTTCGAGGGCCTGTATCTGCCGGATCACATCGCGCTGTATCCCGGTGCGATATACGGGGGAAATGAGCTGCCTTCGACGCTGCCGTATTTCGACCCGCTCGACAGTCTGAGCTTCGTCGCCGCTTCTACCCGGAGGATTCTGCTGGGTACCGGTGTACTGCTGCTGCCGTACCGGCATCCGGTGATTCTGGCCAAGCGGCTCGCGACGATCGATGTACTGTCCGGCGGGCGTATGCGGCTGCTCACCGTCGGGCTCGGTTTCCTGCCGGGCGAGGCGCAAGCGACGGGCGTGGACTTCGCCACCCGAGGCAGACGCGCCGACGAAGCGATCGACGTCATGCGCCTGCTGTGGTCGGGCGGACCGGAGGGAGTCGGCTATCACGGTGAGTTCTTCGACTTCGACAATCTGTGCAGCTTCCCGAAACCGCAAGGGGCGAGCGAGCTTCCGATCCATATCGGTGGCAGCAGCCGAGCGGCGGCGCGTCGGACCGGTCGGCGGGGTGACGGCTATTTCGCCGGTGGGATGCTGCCCGAGCCCGAACGTGACATTCAGTGGGATCTGGCCAAGGCGACGGCTGTGGAGGCAGGCCGCGATCCCGCGGCGCTCGAGTACACCCGTTGGGGGACTATCGACATGACCGCCGAACAGGTCGAGGCTTCGGCCGCGCGCGGCGTGACCCGAATCGTCGTCGGACTCCAGCCGGGCGATCCCGGTCAACAGCTGGACAAGATGTCGGAATTCGCCGAACGTTTCGGATTGGTAGCGGAATTGCAGAACCAGCACAGCTGA
- a CDS encoding isopenicillin N synthase family dioxygenase — MEFDVPVIDISSYVDLASDAERAAVARQVDAAAGTVGFMQIRGHGIARSVLDDFAATLDDFFALDPAIKQRYRTAVEFNRGYTPPKSENLSSSLGVASATRMNDYFEAFNVGTTTADYPDLDLPAAAGYADNVWPAELSTFRQRVQAYFAEAARVVRTLTTIFADALDLPAGYFDHFTDHSLDVLRMNNYALPPGTVDLDGELKGMGEHTDYGIVTVLWADQVPGLQVLGADRRWHDVQPADDALLVNLGDLMTRWTNERWLSTLHRVMPPIVDGTIERRRSAAFFHDGNFDAMIETLPSCIGAGSKYAPITVSEHVQAKLAGSRALQPNTNAQREAARVLSAMDR; from the coding sequence ATGGAGTTCGATGTTCCCGTCATCGACATCTCGTCCTACGTCGACCTGGCAAGCGATGCCGAGCGGGCCGCGGTCGCTCGCCAGGTGGATGCGGCCGCGGGCACGGTTGGGTTCATGCAGATTCGCGGGCACGGCATCGCGCGGTCGGTCCTCGACGACTTCGCCGCCACGCTCGACGACTTCTTCGCCCTCGATCCGGCGATCAAACAGCGGTACCGGACCGCCGTCGAATTCAACCGCGGTTACACGCCGCCGAAAAGCGAGAACCTGAGCTCGAGTCTCGGGGTGGCCTCGGCGACGCGGATGAACGATTACTTCGAAGCGTTCAACGTCGGCACCACCACGGCCGACTACCCGGACCTGGACCTGCCCGCGGCGGCGGGCTATGCCGACAACGTCTGGCCCGCCGAGCTGTCCACATTCCGACAGCGAGTCCAGGCGTACTTCGCCGAGGCCGCGCGCGTCGTGCGCACTCTCACCACCATCTTCGCCGACGCCCTCGACCTGCCCGCCGGATATTTCGACCACTTCACCGATCACTCGCTGGACGTGCTGCGGATGAACAACTACGCCCTGCCTCCGGGCACCGTCGATCTCGACGGCGAACTCAAGGGCATGGGCGAGCACACCGATTACGGCATCGTCACCGTGCTGTGGGCCGACCAAGTCCCCGGCCTGCAGGTACTCGGTGCCGACAGACGCTGGCACGACGTGCAGCCCGCCGACGACGCACTGCTGGTCAACCTCGGCGACTTGATGACGCGCTGGACCAACGAACGGTGGCTGTCCACTCTGCACCGGGTGATGCCGCCGATCGTCGACGGCACTATCGAACGCCGCCGCAGCGCCGCGTTCTTCCACGACGGCAATTTCGACGCGATGATCGAGACGCTGCCTTCGTGCATCGGTGCGGGCAGCAAGTACGCGCCGATCACGGTCTCCGAGCACGTGCAGGCGAAGCTGGCCGGTTCGCGTGCGCTGCAACCGAATACGAACGCACAGCGCGAGGCCGCCCGAGTGCTGTCCGCGATGGACAGATGA
- a CDS encoding nuclear transport factor 2 family protein — protein sequence MTQNTLPADNKQLVLHGLAEFARGNIEVLRDLLHENFIEHSPGNPSGRDAFIEFIANSPVAAGRLEIKRVITDADFAVVHYHMIPPGDERGLAVVDVWRLVGGRIVEHWDVVQPVPDAAEIPHGMF from the coding sequence ATGACACAGAACACCCTGCCCGCCGACAACAAACAACTCGTGCTGCACGGCCTTGCCGAGTTCGCGAGGGGCAACATCGAGGTCCTGCGCGACCTGCTGCACGAGAATTTCATCGAGCACAGTCCCGGCAATCCCTCCGGCCGCGACGCCTTCATCGAATTCATCGCGAACTCTCCGGTCGCCGCCGGGCGGTTGGAGATCAAACGCGTGATTACCGATGCCGACTTCGCGGTCGTGCACTACCACATGATTCCGCCCGGCGACGAGCGCGGCCTCGCCGTGGTCGATGTCTGGCGGCTGGTCGGCGGCCGCATCGTCGAGCACTGGGACGTCGTGCAGCCGGTGCCCGATGCCGCCGAGATCCCGCACGGGATGTTCTGA
- a CDS encoding enoyl-CoA hydratase/isomerase family protein, whose product MSDDLAIELRDDHVAVVEFSRPPYNYFDTALIRSLADAYAALDADPACRAIVLCSTGKHFCAGADFAGPGIGDPRELYAEAARLFEVGTPTVATVHGAAIGGGLGLALSADFRVATRETRFIANFARLGIHHGFGLTVTLPAVIGAQKSLDLLTTGRAVDGAEAETIGLCDRLTTASTLRDEAIALAAQLAANAPLAVRSIRTTLRGDLAEKVCAATDHEAEQQAELMHSADFAEGVRAVVERRAPKFTAS is encoded by the coding sequence GTGAGCGACGACCTTGCGATCGAGCTGCGCGACGATCATGTGGCAGTGGTGGAATTCTCGCGGCCACCCTACAACTACTTCGACACCGCGCTGATCCGGTCCCTGGCCGATGCGTACGCGGCGCTGGACGCAGACCCCGCCTGCCGAGCAATTGTCTTGTGCTCCACCGGAAAACACTTCTGTGCGGGAGCCGACTTCGCCGGGCCGGGGATCGGCGATCCACGCGAGCTGTACGCGGAGGCCGCGCGCCTGTTCGAGGTCGGCACCCCGACCGTGGCGACCGTGCACGGCGCGGCGATCGGAGGCGGGCTCGGACTGGCGCTGTCGGCCGACTTCCGGGTCGCCACCCGTGAGACGCGATTCATCGCCAACTTCGCCAGGCTCGGCATCCACCACGGGTTCGGACTTACCGTCACGCTGCCCGCGGTCATCGGCGCACAGAAGTCTCTCGACCTGCTGACCACCGGTCGGGCCGTCGACGGGGCCGAAGCCGAAACCATCGGCCTGTGCGATCGACTGACCACCGCGAGCACACTCCGCGACGAGGCCATCGCACTGGCCGCGCAACTCGCGGCCAACGCGCCACTCGCAGTGCGCTCGATCCGCACCACATTGCGCGGTGATCTGGCTGAAAAGGTCTGTGCCGCAACCGATCACGAGGCCGAACAGCAGGCGGAACTGATGCACAGCGCCGACTTCGCGGAAGGCGTCCGCGCGGTCGTCGAACGCCGCGCGCCGAAGTTCACCGCCTCCTGA